Proteins found in one Dermacentor silvarum isolate Dsil-2018 chromosome 8, BIME_Dsil_1.4, whole genome shotgun sequence genomic segment:
- the LOC125947653 gene encoding voltage-dependent calcium channel subunit alpha-2/delta-1-like: MVNRNGYVMYHPDIKLQLGSLEEPLDIDFLDVEIENPLKEKIRRRMIDGHSGHETVVSLMRMPDEKHLVPHNMVYYYRHMNDSEFGVALALPEKRKLYVRVEGMRVDDGFKPETEKGDGVLLAPWRYCKNIPRPKGLTGNISQVLEAFRADHRRCDPLLMQRLLWDIENTRAVVSNWTSDAFAEERDGILGTFVGTEGGLIRYHPDV; encoded by the exons ATGGTCAACCGAAACGGTTACGTCATGTATCACCCCGACATTAAGTTACAG TTGGGCTCTCTAGAAGAGCCACTAGACATAGATTTTCTGGATGTTGAGATCGAGAACCCTTTAAAAGAGAAG ATTCGCAGAAGGATGATCGACGGGCATTCTGGGCACGAGACAGTGGTCAGTCTGATGAGGATGCCAGACGAG AAGCATCTTGTACCGCATAATATGGTATACTACTACAGGCACATGAACGACTCGGAATTCGG CGTTGCTCTGGCACTCCCAGAGAAGAGGAAGTTGTACGTGCGTGTGGAAGGGATGCGCGTTGATGACG GTTTCAAGCCAGAGACAGAGAAAGGAGATGGTGTCCTTTTGGCTCCGTG GCGCTACTGCAAGAACATTCCGCGCCCCAAGGGACTCACGGGCAACATCAGCCAAGTCCTGGAAGCGTTCCGGGCAGACCATCGTCGGT GTGATCCTCTACTCATGCAGCGACTACTCTGGGACATCGAGAACACGCGAGCTGTGGTCAGCAATTGGACGAGTGACGCCTTCGCTGAGGAAAG AGATGGAATATTGGGGACTTTCGTGGGAACAGAAGGAGGACTCATACGCTACCACCCTGATGTGTAA
- the LOC125939757 gene encoding voltage-dependent calcium channel subunit alpha-2/delta-1-like — MAAKAVDIYIKKSELTPAVVGLIVEERVIHASLMTMSANGSSGEHLRCADEDFVVCYLLDEGGFILTSSTDDHSENVGKFMGAVDPELMDDMLKKSVYFKVEELHTESRCPRMRRYTAGARSSILPLESLIRAFDISWIFEASSWQLIKMWLYAWLPSLGGGGGWGAESASSERARYIPDEYRVCTTREALYHFGNRSSYFMSSLDCGNCSRQYGVGRVGYTNVILVISTVPCAPVFCDPPPTPLQAPIEVEDPAPCDHPLRYRRRPDKCYADHDKEDYHLCGGSGQLTPCSALQLLMSALALVALAIVTRP, encoded by the exons ATGGCAGCCAAAGCAGTCGACATCTACATCAAAAAGTCAGAGCTAACTCCAGCAG TGGTCGGTCTCATCGTGGAAGAGCGCGTCATACACGCCTCCCTCATGACAATGTCTGCCAACGGAAGTTCAGGCGAGCACCTCCGTTGTGCTGACGAG gactttgtcgtctgctaccttCTGGACGAAGGAGGTTTCATTCTCACCTCCAGCACGGACGACCACTCTGAAAAC GTCGGGAAGTTCATGGGAGCGGTCGATCCTGAACTGATGGATGACATGCTGAAGAAATCGGTCTACTTCAA GGTGGAAGAGCTGCATACTGAGTCTCGGTGTCCCAGAATGCGCCGATACACCGCAGGTGCCCGATCATCAATTCTG CCACTTGAAAGCCTTATCAGAGCATTCGACATCAGCTGGATCTTCGAAGCATCGTCCTG GCAACTGATCAAGATGTGGCTATACGC TTGGCTGCCGAGTTTGGGCGGTGGCGGTGGTTGGGGCGCGGAGTCGGCGTCGTCGGAGCGCGCCCGCTACATTCCGGACGAGTACCGCGTCTGCACCACCCGCGAGGCCCTGTACCACTTTGGAAACCGGAGCAGCTACTTCATGAGCAGCCTGGACTGCGGGAACTGCTCCAG GCAGTACGGCGTGGGACGCGTGGGCTACACCAACGTGATCCTGGTGATATCGACCGTGCCCTGCGCGCCTGTCTTCTGCGACCCGCCGCCGACACCGCTACAGGCGCCAATCGAAG TTGAAGACCCCGCACCCTGTGACCATCCACTGAGGTACAGACGTAGGCCAGACAAATGCTACGCCGACCATGACAAA GAGGACTACCACTTGTGCGGCGGAAGCGGCCAGCTAACACCGTGCTCCGCGCTGCAGCTTCTGATGTCGGCATTGGCGCTGGTCGCCCTGGCCATTGTGACTAGACCGTAA